Below is a genomic region from Pontibacter deserti.
CCTTGCCCACGAAAGTTTAAGAAGAGTAGTGCCCGAAGCACCGCGAATGGATGTGCTGGGAATGCGCGCCATTGCCAAACTGATGGAGAAAGGCGGGGCTACACCACCCGATGATAAAACACTACACGACTGGGCTATGGTGGGCGATGTAATCTCGAATGGCTTATACTATAGCCTGGCAGGTGCTGGCAAAAATGCCTGGTTACGCGGAACCTTACTAGGGGCACTGGCCGGAATAGGGGCTATTACTTTACCTGGCCCACTAGGTCTAGGCGAAGCACCTAGCGAACGTACTACCGAAACTAAAGCTATGGCCGTTGGATTATATTTGCTGGGTGGGCTGGCAGCAGCAATGGCCGCAAGAGCCATCGTGAAGGCTACCAAATAACAGGGTTACAAAAATAAGGCCCCGGCAACTGCAGCGTTGCCGGGGCTTTTTGTTATTGCTCATTCTGGTTTCCCGTACCTTCATCTGTCGGCGGGTTTTGGTTTGATGTGTCTCCGGATGTGCCGGTTGTTGCTGTATCAGTACCAGTAGTTCCCATGTCAGTACCTGTTTCTCCAGACATATCAGACTGGTTTTCTGTATTGGTTTCACCGGCCTCTACGCCAGTTGTGTTCTCAGAAGTACAAGCAGCAAGGAGGCCTACAGCTACAACACCAACAGCCAGCAAATTCATTTTTATCTTTTTCATAGCATCTCAATTTAAAGTTCAGCCCGAAGGCAAGTTATCTCACGTTTTACGCAGGTACGTATGTGGTTAGTTATACTTAAAATATGTAAGTACAAGCACTTAGTAAGCTAACAAAGTATAAGCCTGAACAGGGGAAGCAGCTTAACTAACCTTTTGCAGGTAGTCCTGCTGCGCTTTCTCGAGCAGGCTGATAATGTGCTGGCGCTGCTGGCGAAGCTTTGTTACCAGGTGTTGCCGGCTATAAAATAACCTTAACAGCAGCCAATGGCTTTGTGTGCTTTGGAGTGTATTCCAGTAATGCAGCGTAAAGAAACCGCTCAGCGGCAAACTCAGGAAGTATAAGATCAGCTTGACACCATCTATACTTACCCATTTAGCTGCAGCCCATACTTCCAGGCCATAAAATATCGGGAAAGTAAAGATGCCGGTAGTTAGCATAATAGGAGCAAACCATTCTTGTTCTTTGGTTACTGCACGTGCCACTTTAGAAGGAATGATATAAGGGATGTAGTTGTGTATTAGTCCGTACAAATACAGCGGAAAACCGATAACCAGGTATAGTAGCCCGATTATACTTTGCGTTAGCACATCCTGGCGTTCTTTGCTCAGAACAGGGTCCTGGAGGCCAAGGCGCTGAAGTTGTTTTGTATAGCTGTTGAGCTCCTGCTTTATAGTTGCTACCCGCTCCGGCTCTGTTTGGCTGAAGTGGCTTATACTTCTGATGATGCCTTTGGTAAGTATAAAATCCTGTTCGTGCGGGAGTGCAGTGGCCGGTGCCGTTGGAGCAAGGCGGTCTTTGTAAATAGCAGCTACCTGCCGGGCCAGTTCGTCTTCTTCATCAGTTGGTGTATGTATAATGAGCTTCTCCAGCCTTACCCGTATCTCTTCAGTTAAGGTCAGTACAGCTGCAGGGCCATCCTGTTGATAGTGGGGCAGGTAATCAGAAACAGCTATAGGTTTGCCTACATTTACAAATACATCGCTCCGGAAACGGGTAGGATCGGAGTAATTTAAGCCAACTGGTAATATCTGTACATTCTGGTTGCTTTCTGAGGCGGCACCTAAAGCAATGCGTGCCGTTCCGGTTTTTAATTTGCGCAGGCGGCGCTGGTTAAAGCTATTACCTTCCGGGAAAATAAGGATGGTCTTGTTCTGGTGCAGCGCTTTATAGCTGGCAGCAAAAGCTTCGTCGTTGCTGATAGTAGCATTTGGGTTATCTTCTTTTCGATGTATCGGTATCAGGTGCATCTGGCGCAGCATCCAGTTCTGAAACTTAGAACCAAATACTGTGCTCTTCGCAATAAAGAATACCGGCTGTTGTAGTTGCGCTGCCACCACAATCGGGTCCATAAATGTATTCGGGTGATTGGAAACTACCAGTAAAGGACCTTCGTCAGGCATACGATGCGCATTGCGTACTTCCAGTTTCCGGAAAAAGAACCAGAGTCCTGTTTTGTAAAGCAGTTTCAGGAAAGTATAAAGCATGATATTATAAATTCAGAATAGAGGTATAAACTGCATCCACCACCCGGGCCATGCGCCTAAAATCTAAAGTATAGATCGTATCAGTTGGTTGGTGATAGTTGCTGTTGCGATAGAAAGAAGTATCTGTGATCATGAGTGCATCAAAACCAAAATGCCAGTAGTTGAGGTGATCTGAAAAATCGACTCCGGTAACAAAAGCGGGTGCTCTTAATGATTTTACAGGTATGTTAGCATTGTTCTTATAGTTGCGCAGGAAACTCCGGCCAAAGCTCCCGTTGCCAAACCGTTGCACTACGGCAATGTAGTTGCCCCGGCTGCCATAAAACAGTTTCATAGGGGCCAGTGGGTAGCGTTGAGTCCCTTTCTCATCTTTAAAGTTACCGATCATCTCCAGCGAGATCATACCTTTTACCTCTGCCTGTTGCTC
It encodes:
- a CDS encoding lysophospholipid acyltransferase family protein yields the protein MLYTFLKLLYKTGLWFFFRKLEVRNAHRMPDEGPLLVVSNHPNTFMDPIVVAAQLQQPVFFIAKSTVFGSKFQNWMLRQMHLIPIHRKEDNPNATISNDEAFAASYKALHQNKTILIFPEGNSFNQRRLRKLKTGTARIALGAASESNQNVQILPVGLNYSDPTRFRSDVFVNVGKPIAVSDYLPHYQQDGPAAVLTLTEEIRVRLEKLIIHTPTDEEDELARQVAAIYKDRLAPTAPATALPHEQDFILTKGIIRSISHFSQTEPERVATIKQELNSYTKQLQRLGLQDPVLSKERQDVLTQSIIGLLYLVIGFPLYLYGLIHNYIPYIIPSKVARAVTKEQEWFAPIMLTTGIFTFPIFYGLEVWAAAKWVSIDGVKLILYFLSLPLSGFFTLHYWNTLQSTQSHWLLLRLFYSRQHLVTKLRQQRQHIISLLEKAQQDYLQKVS